The Bacillus sp. NEB1478 genome contains the following window.
AGAGGAGTTTGGAGGAGAAGAATCAATTGTCTATCAAGACTACCAAGAGTTATTGAACGATCCTTCCATTGATGTCGTACATGTGTGTACCCCGAATGATTCTCATGCTGAAATCACGGTTGCAGCTCTAGAATCAGGAAAACACGTTATGTGTGAAAAACCTATGGCAAAAACTACAGAAGAAGCAGAACGAATGCTTGAAGCAGCAAAACGATCGGGAAAGAAATTAACGATCGGTTACCAAAACCGTTATCGACCAGATAGTCAATATTTACAAAAATATTGTGAAGAAGGCGGACTTGGTGAAGTCTATTTTGCAAAAGCGCAAGCCATTAGACGTCGTGCCGTCCCAACTTGGGGTGTTTTTCTCGACGAAGAGAAACAAGGCGGTGGACCTCTTATCGACATAGGTACCCATGCTCTCGACTTGACTTTATGGATGATGAACAATTATAAGCCTAAGGCAGTATTGGGTTCGAGCTTTCACAAACTGGGTCAGAAAAAAGATGCTGCAAACGCATGGGGTTCATGGAATCCAGAGGAATTCACAGTGGAAGACTCTGCATTCGGATTTATCACCATGGAAAATGGAGCAACCATTATTCTAGAATCCAGCTGGGCGTTGAACACCCTCCAAATCGGTGAAGCAAGATGTGTGCTATCAGGGACAGAAGGCGGAGCAGATATGGAAGATGGCCTTAGACTGAACGGTGAAAAATTTGGAAAACT
Protein-coding sequences here:
- a CDS encoding Gfo/Idh/MocA family oxidoreductase encodes the protein MNKKLRVGIIGCGGIANGKHMPSLKKLDTVEMVAFCDVVEERAIKAKEEFGGEESIVYQDYQELLNDPSIDVVHVCTPNDSHAEITVAALESGKHVMCEKPMAKTTEEAERMLEAAKRSGKKLTIGYQNRYRPDSQYLQKYCEEGGLGEVYFAKAQAIRRRAVPTWGVFLDEEKQGGGPLIDIGTHALDLTLWMMNNYKPKAVLGSSFHKLGQKKDAANAWGSWNPEEFTVEDSAFGFITMENGATIILESSWALNTLQIGEARCVLSGTEGGADMEDGLRLNGEKFGKLHTQHVDLSSTGVAFYEGKAENDSDLEARLWIECILNDTEPVVKPEEALVVTQILEAIYESSRTGKAVYF